Genomic segment of Kibdelosporangium phytohabitans:
CCTGGCAGGGCCGCCGAGACGTGGCGGAACGGGCGGACGAGCCTGCTGCCACGACTGCGATGTCCAGTCATCGGGCGGTTGCCATCCGGATCGCTTGCTGGTGGAGGTCCACGGCGTAGAACGAGAGCAGCACCAGCGGTGGTGCCATTACCCGCCCAGCCGTTGTCTGGCCCCATCTGCACCACCTCCCTGCGGCCTTGGCCAGAGCTGAGCAGCTGGAGAAGCATCAGCGCACGGGCTCCGGCGAATTTTCCTGTGTGGAAGACCACCGTCGACGATGTCGGTGACCGTTCCGACGAGGATGAGCAGGAGGCAGATCCCGCCCCCGACCAGCAATATTGCCCGTCGTTTGCCGAGTACCCGTGTCACCTTTCGTATCTTGGTCAGGAGCAGGCTTCCGCAGCTGCGCAGGCGCACCCGTTCAACCGGTACGGTTCATTACACGAGAACTGACTTGGACACGAGGTTCGTCGGCGAACGCCTCTACGTTGACGCGGCCGCCAAACAAAAGCTCAAGGACGCCGCCACCGGTTGGGAGCCAGCGAAACCTGGCTGGACTGCCGAGGTCCATTCGCTCCTCGTTCCCAAGATCGCCACGCCAGAGTCCGGGGTACGGTCCACGGCCTACAGCAGGGAGTTCGGCTCCAAGAACAATCACTATCATGGCGGCTTCACGGTCCACATCCCCGAGGGAATCCTGTACTTCAACGGCAGTTCGCAAGGAGCTGTCGCGGCAGGGAAACGAGGCGCCGGCATACTGGCCCGCCTCGTGCCGAGGACGTTGAGTGAACGGGAGAGAGGCTGCGGCGGCGCACCGGTACGTGGTGGTGGTGAAGGATGCTGCTGATAGTTCGCCATTCGATGCCGAACCGGTCGCCGAGTTCATGCACCGTCGCTCCGGCCTGGTAGCCGAGGGTGAGTTCTTGGACTTCGAGTGTGTCTCATCATCGATGAGTGCCGGTCGGGTCTTTCTCATAGAAGTGTCACTTGTGGATGGTGAGGGCGGAAATCTGTCACTACCTGCTGCGCTCACCCAGGTCGGTGACGTTGCCAAACTCGGCAATCGCGACTACTCCCGGCTTGGTGTCAGCGCACAAAATGGTGGATGCGTGAGAAGTCGGGGTGCGCGCTCGCCGTGCTCCGCGACGGTCGGTGAGGGAGTGTCGTCGTGCCGTCATTCCGGGTGGTTATTCTGGTGCACCACGGGATGACGGGCCTGTCCATCCGGGTGTGCCGCTGTGATGGTTGAAGGCATGAAACTCAAGAGAATTGCGGTCGCCGCATGTGTTGCAGTGTCGGCATTGGTTTCCGCGGGTCCCGCGGTAGCCGACTCGCAGGACACCAGAGACCCGGTTCCCACGACAGGGTTGTCGTGCGACGGTGACACGTACAGGTGCACGGCCGCACTCGACTTCGGCGACGGCGGGTGGGTGGCCGACTGGAGTGCCAACGTCTACCACGCCCGGGTGGAGCCTAGGGCCATGGTGCCGGTCACGCGGCTGCGGTGCGATGGCGACACCTACAAGTGCACAGCGAACCTCAAGTTCGGTGACGGTCGCTGGGTGGCCGACTGGAGTGTCCGGGTTCATCACACGAACCGCGCGGAACCGCGAAGCCCTGTCCGGGTCACCGGCTTGTGGTGCGACGGTGACACCTACAAGTGCAAGGCTGCGCTTGACTTCGGCGACGGCAGGTGGGTGGCCGACTGGAACGTCAAGGTCTACCACTCATGATGGGGTGCAATGCACCTCGTGCGCCTGAGTTGTTGCGCCGAACCGCAGGTTGACCAACGGCCGCGCGTAGCCGCCCGAGCCACCCGGGTGGCTACGCGCTGGTCCACTGCTCACGCTGTCGATGTTCATCGCAATCTGGTTATCTGCATCTGATTCTCGACCTGCAGCGGCACCGGCCCGTCCTGGTCGCAGTGGAACCCCAGTGTCCGCGCGGCGGATACGGTCATTGTTCGGTTTTGTCCACAGGATGACCTAAGTCGGCATCGGTGGACTGGGCGGTACGGACGACCTCGGCGTACTCGGTGAGCGTTGGCGCGTCGAAGATGGCGGCCACGGGCAGCCGGACACCGAGCTGTGTCTGCACTACGTTGCTCAAGCGCATGGCGTCGACCGACTGCCCGCCGAGCTCGAAGAAGTCATCGTCGGCTGTGACCACTGGCACGTCGAGCAGCTGCTCCCACAGTGCGGCGAGGCTGCCCTCGATGCCTCCGGCGCTCGGTCGCGCCGCCGGTGCACCGGCGGTGGCGGCGATCTCCGGTAGCGCGGCCCGGTCTGTCTTCCCGTTCCTGGTGCGCGGCAACGACTCGGCGAACCGGAAACGTGCCGGCACCATGTGCGCGGGGATCAGCGGGGTCAGGTGGCTGCGCAGGTCGCCCTCCGTGACGTCCTCGGACAGCACGACATGAGCTTCGAGCCGGAGCTCATCGCCGTCGCCCCGAGCGCGGACCGCGCAGTGCCGCACGGCAGGGTGCGTGTCGAGCGCGGCCTCGATCTCACCCGGCTCGACCCGCATGCCGCGGACCTTGAGCTGGTTGTCCTCGCGGCCGGCGAAGAAAAGCTCGCCATCGGCCGTTCGCCGCCCCAGGTCCCCGGTTCGGTACATCCGGGCGCCCGCCACGCCGGGCTGCGGCACGAACGCGGCGGCGGTGAGCGCGGGCCTGCCCAGGTAGCCGACTGCGATCGACGTCGCGGCCAGGAAGATCTCACCCACCGCGCCGGGCGGTACCGGCCGCAGCGACTCGTCGAGCAGCAGCACCTCGCACCCGTCGATCGGCTGTCCCAACGGGATCGCGAGCCTGCCGAGATCGGCGTCGCGGACCTCGTGGTACGTGGCAAGCAGGGTCTCAGTGGCGCCGTAGCCGTTGATGAGCTTCACGTGCGGGAGCAGCCGCGCGCAGTCCGCGGCCAGGCGCGGCGGGAGCGGCTCACCGGTGGAGTACAGGTGGGTGAGTGTCGCCAGCCGGGTGCGGGCCGGGCCGGTCTCGATCTCGGCGAGCAGTTGCCGCAGGAAGCTCGGCACGAACTGCACCACGTGAACCCCGGCCGTCTCCATCGCGCGCAACAGGGCGTGCGGATCGTGCCGGACCTGCCTCGACGTACACCACACCGTGGCGCCGTAGCAGATCGCGCCGAAGATCTCGCAGTAAGCGTTGTCGTAGGTGACCGTGGCCCACTGGGCGATGATCCGGTCCGGCCGCAAATCGTAGTTGAGGCTCTGCCAGTCGAGGAGCCGGCTGAGGGACTCATGGGTCTGCACAACGCCCTTGGGCCTGCCGGTGCTGCCCGACGTGTAGGTCACGTAGGCGGGGGCGGCCAGGGGCACCTGTGCCTCCGCGACCGGGGCGCGGTCCTGCGCGGGGGTCAGCCTGCCGTCGCTGGAACAGCGGAACAGCTGCACGCCTTCCTCGCTCAGCACATCGAGCAGCGGGGACGGCGTGCCCGACTCATCGACGACCACTGCCGTGCAACCCGTTTCCCGCAGCACGTGCCGCAACCGTTCGGGCGGGCAATCCAAGCCGGGACAGCAGAACGCACTACCCGACTCCAGCACACCGAACAGGGTCGACACCAGCGCGAGCCCGTCCTCCATCAGAACCGTGACCGTTGCGCCGCGGCGCGCGGTGCGCAGGACCGCTGCCGCAGCGGTGGAAATCTCACTGAGAGCGTGGAAGGTGAGCCGTTGTTCGTCGAACCGCACGGCGGTCCGATGTGGACTCGACCGGGCCCGGTGGTGCATCCGCTCGTGCAGCAGGAACGGCGCGGTGCCCGCGAGATCTTCCAGCGGCATCGGTGGCTCCGGTAGTGGTCGGCAGGAATCATTCGGGACAACGCAAAGGAATCTCATTCAGAGAAGCACATCGCCCTGGCGGCACGCACACCGCGGACTGTCCCCAGTTTCGGTGACAGCCGGGTGGTCCGGATTCGTTCTAGGGTCGGGATGGCATTCCCTAGACTGGAGCCGATGTGACTGCGTCCGACAACGAATTGGTGCCTCGCATTCCGGCGTCGGCCGTGCAGCGGCGGATGTGGCTGTCCGGGCAGGAAAACCCGGAGCTGAACGTGACGACGCTGGAGCTGCGGTGGACCGGGCCGGTGCGCGCGGACCTGGCGCGCGCCGCGCTCACGGACGTCGTGGCGCGGCACGAGGCCCTGCGCACGGTGTTCACAGGCGACACCGCCGGGACACTGGCGCAGGTGGTCCTGCCGCCGGCCGCGGTGGAGTTCGCCGATGCGGACGAGCGTTGCGACCCGGCGGGGCCGGTGTTCCTGGCACGGTTCGTCAGCCACAGCGAAGACGAGCACCTTCTGCAGATCACGGTGCACCACCTGGTGTTCGACGGCTGGTCCACCGGTCTCCTGCGGCGCGATCTGATCGCGTGTTACGAGGCACGTGCGCGCGGCGTCGCCCCTGACCTGCCCGCGCTTCGCCTGCAGCTCGGCGACCACGCGCGGTGGGAACAGCAGGCGGAGCGCGACGGCGACCTGAAACCGCAGTACGAGTACTGGGAGCAGCGCCTCAAGGACGCGCCCGTGCTGCTGGAGTTGCCCACCGACCACGCCCGCTCGACGGTGCGCGACGGACTGGCGGGCGTGCACCGGTTCACCGTCACCGGTGCGGACTACCAGCGGATCATCTCGATGCGCGGCGTCACCCCCAGCATGGTCGCATTGGCCGCGTTCGCCGCGGTACTCGGCAGGCACGCCGGGACGGAGGACCTGCTCGTCGCGACACCGGTGTGGGGGCGCACACAGCCTGGGTACGAGGACGCCATCGGGTGCTTCATCAACACCGCGGTGCTGCGCGTCGAGTTGGACTCAGCGGCCCCGTTCCGCACGCTGCTGCGCCACGTGCGCGGCGAGGTGCTGTCGGCATTGTCCAATCAGGACGCTCCGTTCGATCGCGTGGTCGAGCTGCTCCGGCCGGAGCGCAGGCACGGCAGGCACCCGCTGGCGCAGGTGATGTTCACCTACGACGAGGTGGACGCGACGCCGGTGGAGTGCGCGGGCACACTCGTGTATCCGTTGGTGGAGGTGTTCGGCAGTCACAGCGAGTTCGAGCTTGACCTGACGGTCGCGGACCTGGGCGACGAGCTGTTGTTCACCCTGCAGTACGACTCGGATCTGTTCGAAGCGGTGACTGTGCAACGTCTGGCCGAACAGTATCTGTCGGCGCTGCGGGCGTGCAGTGCCGAACCGGACATCGCGCTGCGCGAGCTGACCACGCTGCCCGAGAACCAGCTGCGTCTCCTCACCGAGGACTTCGCGCGGGGACCTGACCGGGAGCTCGGCTTCTCGACCCTGCAGGAGCGGTTCGAACGCCAGGTCGCTGCCACGCCGGACGCGGTCGCGCTGGTCGACGCCGCACGCAGCCTGACCTTCGACGAGCTCAACCGCCGGGCGAACCGGCTCGCGCACCACCTGATCGGGCTCGGCGTCGCGCCGGACGATCGGGTCGCCGTCGTGCTGCCACAAGGCGTCGAGATGGTCGTCGCGCTGTTCGGCGTGCTCAAGGCAGGTGCCGCCTTCGTCCCGCTGGACCCGGCGCACCCCGACGAACGCCTGGTGGGCGTCCTGCGCCGGGCCGGCGTCGACGTCGTGGTCGCGACCAGCGCGGACCGGGGGCGGTTCGGCGGGGTCGTGCCGATCGACCTGCCGCTCGGCGACGTGCCGGACACCGATCCGGTCACGGCTGCGGGACCCGACCACCTCGCCTACGTGTTCCACACCTCCGGTTCGACGGGCGAACCCAAGGGCGCGATGACGTCGCACCGATCCGCTTTGTCCTTTGTGGATGCCGCGGTCGACGCGTTCGCGATGACCCGCGCCGACCGGTTCCTGCAGCTGGCCGCTGTCACGTTCGACGTCGTGGTCGAGGAGGTTTTCCCCGCTCTGCTGTCCGGCGGCAGCGTCGCACTGCCGCCGCGCGGCCTCGCGACGCTGAGCCCGGACGAGCTCGTCGAGCTCATCGCGGCACTCCGGGTGACGGTGTGCGAGCTGACCCCGGTGTACTGGCACGAACTGGTGCGAAGGCTCACCGAGACCGGCGGCGCGCTGCCAGCCGGTTTCCGCCTGCTGGTCATGGGCGGCGAGCGGCCGGTGCCGGAGACACTGAGGCTGTGGCGGCGGTTCGGTGTGCCGCTCGTGCACGTCTACGGGCTGACCGAGACCGCTGTGACGACCACCGTGCACCTGGACACCGATCATCGTCGAGACGTGTTACCGATCGGAAAACCCGTTGCCAACGCACAGGTCTATGTGCTGGACAGCGATCTGGAGCCGGTCCCAGCCGGTGTGACCGGCGAGTTGTTCGTCGGCGGCCACGGGGTCGGCCGCGGTTACGTCGGCAGCCCGGCGCTGACCGCCCAGCGGTTCGTGCCCGATCCGTTCTCCGCCACGCCGGGCAGCAGGCTCTACCGCACCGGCGACCTGGCCCGTTGGCAGGCGCACGGCGACCTCGAGTTCCTCGGCCGGATCGACAACCAGGTGAAGATCCGGGGCCACCGCG
This window contains:
- a CDS encoding non-ribosomal peptide synthetase is translated as MPLEDLAGTAPFLLHERMHHRARSSPHRTAVRFDEQRLTFHALSEISTAAAAVLRTARRGATVTVLMEDGLALVSTLFGVLESGSAFCCPGLDCPPERLRHVLRETGCTAVVVDESGTPSPLLDVLSEEGVQLFRCSSDGRLTPAQDRAPVAEAQVPLAAPAYVTYTSGSTGRPKGVVQTHESLSRLLDWQSLNYDLRPDRIIAQWATVTYDNAYCEIFGAICYGATVWCTSRQVRHDPHALLRAMETAGVHVVQFVPSFLRQLLAEIETGPARTRLATLTHLYSTGEPLPPRLAADCARLLPHVKLINGYGATETLLATYHEVRDADLGRLAIPLGQPIDGCEVLLLDESLRPVPPGAVGEIFLAATSIAVGYLGRPALTAAAFVPQPGVAGARMYRTGDLGRRTADGELFFAGREDNQLKVRGMRVEPGEIEAALDTHPAVRHCAVRARGDGDELRLEAHVVLSEDVTEGDLRSHLTPLIPAHMVPARFRFAESLPRTRNGKTDRAALPEIAATAGAPAARPSAGGIEGSLAALWEQLLDVPVVTADDDFFELGGQSVDAMRLSNVVQTQLGVRLPVAAIFDAPTLTEYAEVVRTAQSTDADLGHPVDKTEQ